A part of Clarias gariepinus isolate MV-2021 ecotype Netherlands chromosome 14, CGAR_prim_01v2, whole genome shotgun sequence genomic DNA contains:
- the slc16a9b gene encoding monocarboxylate transporter 9b has protein sequence MSLQSTKKAPDGGWGWVIVVASFMALLLGYGSPQSVGVLYPEWLDAFQESKGMTAWVGSLVSGVGLIASPICSACVVNFGARPVTIFSGVMISGGLMLSAFAPNVHFLMFSYGIVVGVGCGLLYAATVTITCQYFDKKRGLALGIVTTGTSIGGFLYATAQNEFVELFGLDGCLLLIGSFALNIIACGGLMRPLHMPAYYLKQRAALVEKAEEKLCERPLHLDSTIEKNLPVTDLLIAVETKEILASERELLICSAMVKLFKKKQKAYVEYLHSIAEQMRDRVFVAMCSALFLYTVGGFPPMLFLEDVAQTEGLIEGISVVPLVSIFAIAGGVGKLLLGMAMDIHWMNSIWLYGVTLVGSGLALLLIPFTKSYIGLQVISAVLGFLSGNWSITPYMTTKVVGIDRLTEAYGILMFFSGFGIMLGPPIVGWFYDWMQSYDLAFYFSGSCVLLGGVQLLLSALSCWDKTNESSAKPEEECTHNCDSVAAVA, from the exons ATGAGTCTTCAGAGCACCAAGAAAGCCCCGGATGGAGGTTGGGGTTGGGTCATCGTGGTGGCCTCATTCATGGCCCTGCTCCTTGGCTACGGCTCTCCCCAATCTGTTGGAGTGCTGTATCCAGAGTGGCTCGATGCTTTCCAAGAAAGCAAGGGAATGACCGCGTGGGTTGGTTCTCTCGTCTCCGGGGTCGGCCTCATTGCCA GTCCCATCTGTAGTGCGTGTGTGGTAAACTTTGGAGCCAGGCCTGTAACCATTTTCAGCGGAGTCATGATTTCTGGAGGATTAATGCTGAGCGCCTTCGCCCCTAATGTCCACTTCCTTATGTTTTCCTATGGCATAGTCGTCG GAGTAGGCTGTGGACTCCTGTATGCTGCTACTGTAACCATCACATGCCAGTACTTTGACAAGAAGCGTGGCCTTGCTCTTGGCATTGTTACCACAG GTACAAGTATTGGAGGATTTCTTTATGCCACTGCACAGAATGAATTCGTCGAGCTTTTTGGTCTTGATGGCTGCCTGCTGCTGATCGGATCGTTTGCTTTAAACATCATCGCCTGTGGTGGACTAATGAGGCCGCTGCACATGCCAGCTTACTACCTCAAGCAGAGAGCTGCCCTGGTGGAGAAGGCTGAAGAGAAGCTTTGTGAAAGGCCACTGCACCTGGACAGCACCATCGAAAAGAACCTGCCTGTCACCGATCTGCTGATAGCAGTGGAGACCAAAGAAATTTTGGCTTCGGAAAGGGAACTGCTGATCTGCTCAGCCATGGTCAAACTGTTCAAAAAGAAGCAAAAGGCTTACGTTGAGTACTTGCACTCCATCGCTGAACAAATGAGGGACCGGGTGTTTGTAGCCATGTGCTCAGCTCTGTTCCTCTACACTGTGGGTGGATTTCCTCCAATGCTCTTCCTGGAGGATGTAGCCCAAACTGAGGGGTTGATTGAGGGCATCAGCGTTGTCCCTCTCGTCTCAATATTTGCTATCGCAGGGGGAGTTGGGAAGCTACTGCTGGGAATGGCAATGGACATCCACTGGATGAATAGCATATGGCTCTACGGCGTCACACTGGTAGGCAGCGGTTTAGCACTTCTGCTGATCCCGTTCACTAAAAGCTACATAGGGCTCCAGGTGATCTCAGCAGTGCTAGGTTTCTTATCAGGGAACTGGTCCATCACACCCTACATGACCACTAAGGTGGTGGGCATAGATCGGCTCACCGAGGCCTACGGGATCTTGATGTTCTTCAGTGGCTTTGGGATCATGCTCGGACCTCCAATTGTAG GCTGGTTCTATGATTGGATGCAGTCGTATGACCTGGCCTTCTACTTCAGTGGGAGTTGTGTACTGCTGGGTGGAGTGCAGCTTCTACTTTCTGCCTTGTCCTGCTGGGACAAAACCAATGAATCATCTGCCAAACCTGAAGAAGAGTGCACTCATAACTGTGACAGCGTGGCTGCTGTAGCCTAA